Proteins encoded together in one Oceanobacillus iheyensis HTE831 window:
- the hisD gene encoding histidinol dehydrogenase produces the protein MEILSLHQWKQQQDTKSSTIRNKQVDQDVLRIIEQVQIQGDEALKHYTLQFDQVNLNSFEVTSNEWEQAIKKVDSTLLDALETAAGNIQRYQSEMLESNWSITPETGVKLGQQVNPLDRVGIYIPGGKASYPSTVLMDAIPAKVAGVKEIIITSPPNKNGEIDPVVLAAAKIAGVTKVYKVGGAQAIAALTYGTETIPSVDKIVGPGNIYVTRAKKWVFGDIAIDMIAGPSEICIFADSSAPVPYVAADLLSQAEHDEEASSLCITTDRSFAKLLQEEVNRQIPLLERKEIIEASISQNGKIIICDNNEEAINTINQLAPEHLQLMTIDSEQLCPKIKHAGAIFIGNYSSEPLGDYFAGPSHTLPTNGTAKFSSPLGVYDFVKKTSLIQYSKNKLAEAADTIITLAEAEGLTAHANAIRIRKENDNA, from the coding sequence ATGGAAATACTTTCTTTACATCAATGGAAGCAACAACAGGATACAAAGTCTTCTACTATTCGGAACAAACAAGTCGATCAAGATGTACTTCGCATTATTGAACAAGTCCAAATACAAGGGGATGAAGCATTAAAACACTATACGCTTCAATTTGACCAAGTTAATCTAAATTCATTTGAGGTTACGAGTAACGAATGGGAACAAGCGATCAAAAAAGTAGATTCTACATTATTAGATGCTTTAGAGACCGCAGCTGGAAATATCCAACGCTATCAATCTGAAATGCTAGAATCCAACTGGTCAATTACTCCAGAAACAGGAGTGAAACTAGGTCAACAAGTAAACCCGCTTGATCGTGTAGGGATTTATATTCCTGGTGGAAAAGCAAGCTACCCTTCTACGGTATTAATGGATGCAATTCCAGCAAAGGTCGCCGGAGTGAAGGAGATTATCATTACCTCTCCACCTAATAAAAATGGAGAAATAGATCCAGTAGTTTTAGCTGCAGCAAAAATTGCGGGAGTTACTAAGGTGTATAAAGTTGGTGGAGCTCAAGCAATTGCAGCACTTACCTACGGAACTGAAACGATTCCTAGTGTCGATAAAATTGTCGGCCCAGGTAATATATATGTTACCAGAGCAAAGAAATGGGTATTTGGAGATATAGCGATTGACATGATAGCCGGACCTAGCGAGATTTGTATTTTTGCAGATTCCAGTGCTCCTGTTCCCTATGTTGCAGCAGATCTACTTTCACAAGCCGAACACGATGAAGAAGCATCTTCTCTTTGTATTACTACTGACCGTTCCTTTGCGAAATTATTGCAGGAGGAAGTAAATCGTCAAATTCCTTTATTAGAACGAAAAGAAATCATTGAAGCTTCTATTTCTCAAAATGGAAAGATCATCATTTGCGATAACAATGAAGAAGCGATTAACACTATCAATCAACTAGCACCAGAACATTTACAATTAATGACGATTGATTCAGAACAACTCTGCCCAAAAATTAAGCATGCCGGTGCAATATTTATCGGCAATTATTCTAGCGAACCATTAGGTGATTATTTTGCCGGGCCAAGTCATACATTACCCACTAATGGCACAGCTAAATTTTCTTCTCCACTTGGAGTCTATGATTTTGTTAAAAAAACGAGTCTAATCCAATACTCTAAAAACAAATTAGCAGAAGCTGCAGATACAATAATTACACTTGCAGAAGCGGAAGGCCTAACAGCACATGCAAATGCAATCCGTATTCGAAAGGAGAATGACAATGCGTAA
- the hisG gene encoding ATP phosphoribosyltransferase, which translates to MQPVTIALAKGRPAKQTIKLLQAAGLTFEELDATSRKLVFYNEDRTARVIFLKGMDVPIYVEKGAADIGIVGKDNIIESQAEVYELLDLGIGKCKFSIAAKQGVTLSSDNEITIATKYPIVAKRYFSKRNQSIDVVKLNGSVELAPLIGLADYIVDIVETGNTLRENGLEILEDIETISTKAIVNKASFATRSAEIQSIINRLSTVVG; encoded by the coding sequence ATGCAACCTGTTACCATTGCTCTAGCGAAAGGAAGACCAGCGAAACAAACCATTAAGTTACTCCAAGCTGCAGGGTTAACATTTGAAGAACTAGATGCAACGTCAAGAAAACTTGTATTTTACAATGAAGATCGTACTGCACGGGTCATATTTCTAAAAGGAATGGATGTACCTATTTACGTTGAAAAAGGTGCGGCTGATATCGGAATTGTCGGTAAAGACAATATCATCGAATCCCAAGCAGAAGTTTACGAGTTACTTGACCTTGGCATTGGTAAATGTAAGTTCTCTATTGCAGCTAAGCAAGGAGTAACACTTTCTTCCGATAATGAAATCACTATTGCAACAAAATATCCAATTGTAGCTAAGCGATATTTTAGTAAAAGAAACCAATCGATAGATGTCGTAAAACTAAATGGATCTGTTGAACTAGCTCCCCTAATCGGACTGGCAGATTATATTGTAGACATTGTCGAAACAGGAAATACATTAAGAGAAAATGGGTTAGAAATTCTTGAAGATATTGAGACAATTAGTACAAAAGCAATCGTGAATAAAGCTAGCTTCGCAACACGTTCTGCTGAAATACAAAGCATCATTAATCGATTAAGTACAGTAGTGGGGTGA
- the hisZ gene encoding ATP phosphoribosyltransferase regulatory subunit, giving the protein MINYNFRNRTSFPEDFLKKANVIKQIQNRFYTYGYDQIETPLFEDYDMYSNVQGTVQQDDMVKVIHSSGRVLVLRPDVTIPITRQYVETDMTSHYQRFSYCLDIFRFNETQQAYRTQAGVEFFGDESPEADAEVIALAIDSLKDLKIAPFKIEIGHSGIYKELLEQANLTDQEQQTLHALIQSKNISETSSFLDHLSIDQDLKQKIELIPMLYGDPSTVIKRAQAIVTNETMQQVVDTLFNVYSLLKDDQIEEYISFNLGLINNMNYYSGIIFQGFTEQIGQPILMGGRYDHLSSQFENEIPAVGFAFEIDKLLTLITPGDQPLITQADFLIEYQPNCRQDALLLARRLRQANKKVIIQPTESSSKIKASNIILVDSNSYQLKSSDIQTTFSSIDQTLQHVLKKR; this is encoded by the coding sequence ATGATAAATTACAATTTCCGTAATCGAACATCCTTTCCTGAAGATTTTCTAAAAAAAGCGAATGTAATAAAACAAATACAAAATCGTTTTTATACGTATGGATATGACCAAATCGAAACCCCTCTATTTGAAGATTATGATATGTATAGCAATGTACAAGGAACCGTTCAACAAGATGATATGGTAAAAGTAATTCATTCGTCAGGTAGAGTACTTGTATTAAGACCAGATGTGACCATACCTATAACACGTCAATATGTTGAAACAGATATGACTAGTCATTATCAACGATTTTCCTATTGTTTGGATATATTTCGGTTTAACGAAACTCAACAAGCGTATCGTACACAAGCAGGGGTTGAATTCTTTGGAGATGAGAGTCCAGAAGCCGATGCTGAAGTGATCGCTCTTGCAATTGATAGTCTTAAAGATTTGAAGATTGCTCCTTTTAAAATAGAAATTGGCCATTCTGGTATCTATAAAGAATTGCTTGAACAGGCAAATCTAACGGATCAAGAGCAACAAACATTACATGCGTTAATTCAGTCCAAAAATATATCAGAAACATCTAGCTTTCTTGATCACTTATCCATCGATCAAGACTTAAAACAAAAAATAGAGCTAATTCCCATGTTGTACGGTGATCCTTCGACTGTGATTAAAAGGGCTCAAGCAATAGTAACCAATGAAACAATGCAACAAGTTGTAGATACATTATTCAATGTCTATTCACTATTAAAAGACGATCAGATAGAAGAATATATATCGTTTAATCTTGGATTAATTAATAATATGAATTATTACTCTGGAATTATTTTTCAAGGTTTCACAGAACAAATTGGTCAACCTATTTTAATGGGAGGTCGTTATGATCATCTCAGTTCACAGTTTGAAAACGAAATACCAGCAGTAGGGTTTGCTTTTGAAATTGATAAGTTATTAACTTTGATTACTCCAGGCGATCAACCATTAATTACACAGGCAGACTTCCTTATCGAGTATCAACCTAATTGCCGACAAGATGCATTATTACTAGCAAGAAGGCTCCGTCAAGCAAATAAAAAAGTCATTATACAACCAACAGAATCATCGTCCAAAATAAAAGCATCAAACATCATACTAGTAGATTCAAATAGTTACCAACTAAAGAGTTCAGATATACAAACAACATTTTCATCCATTGATCAAACATTACAACATGTATTAAAAAAGAGGTGA
- a CDS encoding histidinol-phosphatase yields the protein MFDFHMHSNFSADGDFEMEAMVQSAIQKGLKEICFTDHLDIDYPDKDWDFTFDPVRYTETIEQLQEKYQNKITILKGVEVGVQPHVLHATADFVNSLQPDFVICSMHATRGTDLHSGEFFQEKSIETAFRQYFEELYACIQKFDSYQVLGHVDLVRRYAKQTSKDECFDILESILKLVINQRKGIELNTSGFKYGLEAGLPSKEILELYHQLGGEILTIGSDAHRPNEISQSFRQSLELLQSIGFNYITSFEEQVPKFTSIEKVKNI from the coding sequence ATGTTTGATTTTCATATGCATAGTAATTTTTCCGCGGATGGAGATTTTGAAATGGAGGCAATGGTGCAATCTGCTATACAAAAAGGACTAAAAGAAATTTGCTTTACAGATCATTTAGATATAGATTATCCAGATAAAGATTGGGATTTTACATTTGACCCGGTTAGATACACAGAGACAATCGAACAATTACAAGAAAAGTATCAAAACAAAATAACCATCCTTAAGGGAGTAGAGGTTGGGGTGCAACCGCATGTATTACATGCGACAGCTGATTTTGTAAACAGCTTGCAGCCTGACTTTGTTATTTGTTCCATGCATGCAACGAGGGGTACAGACCTGCATTCTGGTGAATTTTTTCAAGAGAAATCAATAGAGACTGCTTTCCGGCAATATTTTGAAGAATTGTATGCGTGTATACAGAAATTTGATTCATACCAAGTATTGGGACATGTTGATTTGGTGAGACGATATGCAAAGCAGACAAGTAAGGATGAATGCTTCGACATTCTTGAATCCATTTTGAAGCTTGTAATTAATCAGCGTAAAGGTATTGAATTAAACACTTCAGGATTTAAGTATGGGTTAGAGGCAGGACTACCGAGTAAAGAAATTTTAGAACTGTATCATCAACTGGGAGGGGAGATACTAACTATTGGTTCGGATGCTCACCGTCCAAACGAAATATCACAAAGCTTCCGTCAATCATTAGAACTATTGCAATCCATTGGATTTAATTATATTACTTCGTTTGAAGAGCAAGTACCCAAGTTTACTTCTATTGAGAAAGTAAAAAATATCTAG
- a CDS encoding alpha/beta fold hydrolase, with product MGKKSIISLVVGIIILIGVIVFMFLYPGHTRSEIYEGEPTVFIHGYKGTEHSFGFMLDRFENKYGWGNKGFVYYVTKDGQVLDYNLNKGRYAPTFVQIVLEDNRASFADSAQWISSVLLHMKSTYNIDRVNLVGHSMGGIIALKYTMEYASQGYPEVDKLITIGSPFDGIYSEEYFQIHNDEAAEDLKPGSNALQLLQTLTFPSDVKVLNIASTGDSVAVPQSVGTLRSIIPPENFKEVIIENQELGHSGLHESVKVDKLIHSFLWQESDD from the coding sequence GTGGGTAAAAAATCAATTATCAGCTTAGTAGTCGGCATAATTATATTAATAGGTGTGATAGTATTTATGTTCTTATATCCTGGTCATACTCGTTCTGAGATTTACGAGGGAGAGCCGACTGTATTTATTCATGGATACAAAGGTACAGAGCACTCCTTTGGGTTCATGTTGGATCGATTCGAAAATAAATATGGTTGGGGAAATAAAGGATTCGTCTATTATGTTACTAAAGATGGTCAAGTACTGGATTATAATTTAAATAAAGGAAGGTATGCTCCTACATTTGTACAAATAGTGTTAGAAGATAATCGGGCTAGTTTTGCTGATAGTGCGCAATGGATTTCTTCAGTACTGCTGCACATGAAGTCAACATATAATATAGATCGGGTTAACTTAGTAGGTCATTCAATGGGGGGCATCATTGCTCTAAAGTATACGATGGAATATGCATCACAAGGATATCCAGAAGTAGATAAGCTTATAACCATTGGTAGTCCTTTTGATGGGATATATAGTGAGGAGTATTTCCAAATTCATAATGATGAGGCAGCAGAAGACTTAAAACCAGGATCTAATGCGTTACAGCTTTTACAGACATTGACATTTCCAAGTGATGTAAAAGTATTAAATATTGCAAGTACGGGAGATTCTGTAGCCGTGCCACAAAGTGTAGGAACTTTACGAAGTATTATACCACCGGAGAATTTTAAAGAAGTAATTATTGAAAATCAAGAGCTAGGGCATAGCGGTTTGCATGAAAGTGTGAAAGTCGACAAATTGATCCATTCTTTTTTGTGGCAGGAATCAGATGATTAA
- the murB gene encoding UDP-N-acetylmuramate dehydrogenase, which yields MKVSHHLYDQLSRITSEENVMVDELIRNHTYTKLGGKADVYITPESYSEVQDIIKLANKEDVPFTMLGNGSNLIVKDGGIRGIVMNLQKLASIWREEDKIIAQSGARIIDASRTALAESLAGLEFACGIPGSVGGALYMNAGAYGGEIKDVLESTIVVTKEGDIRTLTAVELDLDYRTSNIPDKGYIVLEATFALKKANSSDIKEVMDDLTYKRESKQPLEYPSCGSVFKRPPGYFAGKLIQDSELQGTQIGGAEVSKKHAGFIVNKNNASATEYINLIRHVQKTVSEKFGVQLEREVRIIGEDPVE from the coding sequence ATGAAAGTCAGCCATCATCTATATGATCAACTATCACGTATCACTTCTGAGGAAAATGTGATGGTCGATGAATTAATCAGAAATCATACGTATACGAAATTAGGCGGGAAAGCTGATGTATATATAACACCTGAATCGTACAGTGAAGTACAAGATATTATTAAATTAGCGAATAAAGAAGATGTCCCGTTTACAATGCTAGGTAATGGGTCCAATCTGATTGTAAAAGACGGCGGAATACGCGGGATAGTAATGAATTTACAAAAACTTGCCTCAATTTGGAGGGAAGAAGATAAGATAATTGCGCAGAGCGGAGCGCGTATTATTGATGCATCTAGAACAGCATTAGCAGAGAGCCTTGCTGGGTTAGAATTTGCTTGTGGAATCCCCGGTTCTGTAGGTGGAGCACTCTATATGAATGCGGGTGCCTACGGTGGAGAGATAAAAGATGTTTTAGAAAGTACGATTGTGGTGACAAAAGAAGGGGATATTCGCACATTGACCGCTGTGGAGTTAGACCTTGATTATCGTACCAGTAATATTCCAGATAAGGGATATATCGTACTGGAAGCAACCTTTGCATTAAAAAAAGCAAATTCTTCCGATATTAAAGAAGTTATGGATGATTTAACGTATAAAAGAGAATCAAAGCAACCACTTGAATATCCATCTTGTGGAAGTGTTTTTAAGCGTCCGCCGGGGTATTTTGCAGGGAAGCTAATTCAAGATAGTGAGCTACAAGGAACACAAATTGGTGGAGCTGAAGTATCAAAAAAACATGCTGGTTTTATCGTTAATAAAAACAATGCCAGTGCTACAGAATACATTAATTTGATTCGTCACGTGCAAAAAACAGTTAGCGAAAAGTTTGGTGTTCAGCTTGAACGTGAAGTAAGGATTATTGGAGAAGATCCGGTAGAATAA